Proteins co-encoded in one uncultured Draconibacterium sp. genomic window:
- a CDS encoding response regulator — translation MNKNLLIYVVEDNKLYHKLVVEFLRRQGLKRVKSFYNAEDCLAAVNKGERPDIVVEDYHLNDTTGIAVLQAVKKISERTEFIFLTTHEDMEVAVNSIKYGAYDYIIKDNNIALKKVYNKIGKISKVIELEKRNRFVRNAMIVSLAILVAIIVFVVLREIYNLFG, via the coding sequence GTGAATAAGAATCTACTGATTTACGTGGTTGAAGACAACAAGCTATACCATAAGCTGGTGGTTGAATTTCTTCGGAGGCAAGGTCTGAAAAGGGTTAAATCGTTTTATAATGCCGAGGATTGTTTGGCGGCTGTAAACAAAGGCGAGCGTCCTGATATTGTTGTTGAAGATTACCATTTGAACGATACTACGGGAATTGCTGTTTTACAGGCGGTTAAAAAAATTAGCGAGCGCACCGAGTTTATTTTTCTTACCACTCATGAAGACATGGAAGTAGCTGTAAATTCGATAAAATACGGCGCTTACGATTACATTATAAAAGACAACAATATTGCGCTTAAAAAGGTGTACAATAAAATAGGGAAAATATCGAAAGTAATAGAGCTCGAAAAGCGTAACCGTTTTGTACGAAATGCCATGATTGTTTCGCTGGCTATTTTGGTTGCCATTATCGTTTTTGTTGTTCTACGCGAAATTTACAACCTGTTCGGGTAA
- a CDS encoding alpha/beta hydrolase fold domain-containing protein: MKNFIFLSLIFFLIGAQTLVAQETEYATDKNILYTSDASEYAQESCKLDIYYPKNKTDFTTVVWFHGGGITGGNKFIPEKLKEQGIAVVAVNYRLSPKVKCPVYIEDAAEAVAWTFKNIEKYGGSKNKIVVSGHSAGGYLTSMVGLDKHYLAKYNIDADDIAMLIPFSGHTVTHFTVRDERGIPGTQAIVDEYAPLYFVRPDAPPIIFITGDRELEMLGRYEENAYMWRMMKVAGHKNCKLMELDGFNHGEMASPALEIVLKEIKVLDKP, from the coding sequence ATGAAGAACTTTATTTTTCTTTCACTCATCTTTTTTTTAATTGGTGCCCAAACGCTTGTTGCGCAAGAAACAGAGTATGCCACCGACAAAAATATTCTGTACACATCCGACGCCTCGGAATATGCACAGGAAAGTTGCAAACTCGATATTTACTACCCCAAAAATAAAACTGATTTTACCACTGTAGTTTGGTTTCATGGCGGTGGTATTACAGGTGGAAATAAATTTATTCCCGAGAAATTAAAAGAACAAGGAATTGCAGTGGTAGCAGTAAACTACCGTTTGTCGCCAAAAGTTAAGTGCCCGGTTTATATTGAAGATGCCGCAGAGGCTGTAGCCTGGACCTTTAAGAACATTGAGAAATATGGCGGGAGTAAAAACAAGATAGTTGTAAGTGGTCATTCGGCCGGCGGTTACCTTACCAGCATGGTTGGTTTAGATAAACATTATCTGGCAAAATACAATATTGATGCCGACGACATTGCCATGCTGATACCTTTTAGCGGGCACACCGTTACGCATTTTACTGTTCGCGATGAAAGAGGAATTCCGGGAACACAAGCTATTGTTGATGAGTATGCACCACTTTATTTTGTTCGCCCCGACGCTCCGCCCATTATATTCATTACCGGCGACCGTGAACTGGAAATGTTAGGGCGCTACGAAGAGAATGCCTACATGTGGCGCATGATGAAAGTGGCTGGTCATAAAAATTGTAAACTAATGGAACTCGACGGCTTTAACCACGGCGAAATGGCCTCGCCCGCTCTGGAAATTGTATTAAAAGAGATCAAAGTACTGGATAAACCTTAA
- a CDS encoding CocE/NonD family hydrolase, protein MKRICMLVLLAILFCRLDQAEAQNLNGYWVGKVNLPTVKITASFHFSEDESGKQIISLSVLEDGTKDLPCELVKITTDSMVIYTPKIDHTYSGVFQNDTTIKGEWTKNRINTPLTLVKTNKAPILKRPQTPQPPFPYYSEEVEYINPESGLKLAGTITIPKNAEACPAVVMITGSEAQDRDETLYEHKPFAVIAHYLTLSGIAVLRVDDRGVGGSEGNISTATSKDFAGDVLAGVNFLKARKEIDAENIGLIGHSEGGLIAPLAATSSDDIAFFVMMAGPGMTGEQIMKEQNVLALAAAGISEFQIKQSTMLNQRIFEIIKTEPDSAKTLEQLRTILSRGFYPGMNDEMKAGIDAQIASFNNNWFRFFLTYNPKPTLQKVSCPVLAINGVKDLQVPVSNLDLIKSAITSGGNTNVTSIAFENLNHLFQNCDTGLAAEYSQIEQTINPEVLKTMKDWIMKQTKK, encoded by the coding sequence ATGAAACGAATCTGTATGCTTGTTCTTCTTGCGATTCTATTTTGCAGATTGGATCAGGCCGAAGCACAGAATCTAAATGGTTACTGGGTGGGAAAAGTGAATTTACCAACGGTGAAAATCACCGCCTCTTTCCATTTTTCGGAAGATGAAAGTGGAAAACAGATCATCTCTCTTTCAGTTTTGGAGGACGGAACAAAAGATCTGCCCTGCGAACTTGTAAAGATTACAACCGACAGCATGGTTATTTACACGCCCAAGATTGATCACACGTATTCAGGTGTCTTTCAAAACGACACCACAATAAAAGGCGAGTGGACTAAAAACCGAATTAACACTCCTTTGACACTTGTAAAAACCAATAAAGCCCCCATCCTAAAGCGCCCGCAAACTCCACAACCACCATTCCCCTATTATTCTGAAGAGGTGGAATACATCAATCCGGAATCGGGATTAAAACTGGCAGGTACCATCACTATTCCGAAAAATGCGGAGGCCTGTCCGGCAGTGGTGATGATAACCGGATCGGAAGCTCAGGATCGTGACGAAACACTATACGAGCATAAACCTTTCGCGGTAATCGCTCATTACCTTACCCTTAGCGGAATTGCCGTTTTACGCGTTGATGACCGAGGAGTTGGCGGTTCAGAAGGAAATATATCAACAGCCACGAGTAAAGATTTTGCCGGAGACGTACTTGCCGGCGTAAATTTCCTAAAAGCAAGAAAAGAAATCGATGCTGAAAATATTGGGTTGATTGGGCATAGCGAAGGCGGCTTGATTGCTCCATTGGCTGCTACAAGTTCTGATGACATTGCTTTTTTTGTTATGATGGCAGGTCCGGGAATGACTGGCGAACAAATTATGAAAGAACAAAATGTACTTGCTCTGGCAGCAGCAGGCATTTCGGAATTTCAGATAAAACAAAGCACGATGCTAAACCAGCGTATCTTTGAAATCATAAAAACGGAGCCCGATTCCGCCAAAACACTTGAGCAACTCCGAACAATTCTTTCGCGGGGATTTTATCCCGGCATGAACGACGAGATGAAAGCAGGCATTGATGCTCAAATTGCCAGCTTCAACAACAACTGGTTTCGCTTTTTTTTAACCTACAATCCGAAGCCTACACTTCAAAAAGTAAGCTGTCCGGTGTTGGCCATTAATGGTGTAAAAGACTTGCAGGTTCCGGTATCAAATCTTGATTTAATAAAATCTGCCATAACCAGTGGAGGAAACACAAACGTTACCTCCATTGCTTTTGAGAACCTGAATCATCTTTTCCAAAATTGCGACACTGGTTTAGCGGCCGAGTATTCGCAAATTGAGCAAACAATCAACCCGGAAGTTTTAAAAACCATGAAGGACTGGATAATGAAACAAACTAAAAAATAA
- a CDS encoding GNAT family N-acetyltransferase — MQLNTQRLTLRTIEANDKYSILKYRSDAETNKYQGWIPKTLDDVDTFFGKLSAEFNVPDTWFQLAVVEKNYNELIGDIGFILSIINKLR, encoded by the coding sequence ATGCAGCTTAATACCCAACGATTAACTTTACGAACGATAGAAGCGAACGATAAATACTCAATTTTAAAATATCGGTCGGATGCAGAAACGAATAAATACCAGGGCTGGATTCCGAAAACACTTGACGACGTAGACACCTTCTTTGGTAAGTTATCTGCCGAATTTAATGTCCCCGACACCTGGTTTCAGCTGGCCGTAGTTGAAAAAAATTATAACGAACTAATTGGCGACATTGGATTCATTTTATCGATAATCAACAAGTTGAGATAG
- a CDS encoding GNAT family protein, giving the protein MGFATEAAKAVINYLFCELKKHRITASIDPENIASVALLEKLGFRKEAHFRESLFLNDKWVDDVIYALLAREWKASEL; this is encoded by the coding sequence TTGGGGTTTGCTACCGAAGCAGCAAAAGCGGTTATCAACTACCTGTTCTGCGAATTGAAAAAACACCGGATTACTGCCTCCATCGATCCAGAAAATATAGCATCGGTAGCTTTACTCGAGAAACTTGGTTTTAGAAAAGAAGCACATTTTAGGGAAAGTCTTTTTCTCAACGACAAATGGGTTGATGATGTAATTTATGCATTGTTGGCACGGGAATGGAAGGCCTCTGAGTTATAG
- a CDS encoding DUF819 family protein, with amino-acid sequence METPFLALIILFVITPVVVIYLEGKFSLLKKIGAVLICYGVGLIVGNMGILPDGAEKYQNMLTDITIPLSLPLILFSVDVRSWFKMARSAFLALITGLISVLLIIIIGYFIFRNDIENIWQVAGMLVGVYTGGTPNMAAMKTALNVSQELYIMTHTYDLTLGAIYLVFILSIGQKVFLWFLPPFKPVKNEDTTVAEMNMEEEFESYAGMLKKKTLFPLIGAFGISVAILGVSYGISLLLPKEYQTAVVILLITTFGIAFSFVPKIKAIKKTFQLGMYLILIFCLTVASLADISKLSNISFSLFYYVALAVYGSHIIHIALARIFKIDADTVIISTSALICSPPFVPVVAGALKNRQVILTGLVVGIAGYAVGNYLGVIVAYLLK; translated from the coding sequence ATGGAGACACCGTTTCTGGCGTTGATTATTCTGTTTGTTATCACTCCTGTTGTTGTTATTTATCTCGAAGGGAAATTTTCGCTATTAAAGAAAATTGGTGCTGTGCTAATTTGTTACGGTGTTGGTTTGATTGTTGGAAATATGGGAATCTTACCCGATGGTGCAGAAAAATACCAGAACATGCTCACCGATATTACCATTCCGTTGTCCTTGCCTCTAATTCTATTTTCGGTTGATGTACGTTCGTGGTTTAAAATGGCGCGATCAGCATTTTTGGCGCTTATAACAGGATTGATTTCGGTGTTGTTAATTATAATTATCGGTTATTTTATTTTCCGAAACGACATTGAAAACATCTGGCAGGTAGCCGGAATGCTGGTAGGTGTGTACACTGGCGGAACACCTAATATGGCCGCCATGAAAACGGCTTTAAATGTTTCGCAGGAGTTGTACATTATGACACACACTTACGACCTGACATTGGGTGCCATTTACCTGGTTTTTATTCTTTCCATTGGGCAAAAAGTATTTCTGTGGTTCTTGCCACCTTTTAAACCGGTTAAAAACGAAGACACAACCGTTGCCGAAATGAATATGGAAGAAGAGTTTGAATCGTACGCCGGGATGTTGAAGAAAAAAACCTTGTTCCCATTAATCGGTGCATTTGGAATTTCGGTGGCCATTCTTGGCGTGAGTTACGGCATCAGCCTGCTTTTGCCAAAAGAATACCAAACTGCCGTAGTTATTCTGCTTATCACCACCTTCGGAATTGCCTTTTCGTTTGTACCCAAAATAAAAGCCATAAAAAAGACCTTTCAACTGGGCATGTACCTCATTCTTATTTTTTGTTTAACCGTTGCTTCCCTGGCCGACATCAGCAAATTATCGAACATCTCTTTTTCGCTATTCTATTATGTGGCTTTGGCTGTTTACGGGTCGCACATTATTCACATAGCTCTGGCCCGTATTTTTAAAATAGATGCCGATACGGTGATCATTTCAACCAGCGCACTAATTTGCTCGCCACCGTTTGTCCCGGTGGTTGCCGGCGCATTAAAAAACCGTCAGGTTATTTTGACCGGACTGGTTGTAGGAATTGCCGGTTACGCCGTTGGAAACTATTTGGGAGTTATCGTTGCGTATTTGCTAAAATAG
- a CDS encoding M14 family metallopeptidase has product MKKILKVAGVTIVVLVLLLLGYSYVSFNSYSPADPDVRGEKAKLAYYQNSWEDCRAAFRAQANSLKMRFDSVAIFSRSLESKTDTGLTIDFCYIPANDTTEKLVMICSGTHGIEGFVGSAVQQQLMAEFFMPEMLNNTGVLLVHGLNAWGFKNLRRFTENNVDLNRNYSIDPSLFETKNDGFVALYDMLTPKGKLNMNSVRNKFFLVTAVNQIARKGMPALLQAFAQGQYEFQEGIYFGGYDFEQQVEIMSEVLTGIAAPYSTLLNLDLHTGFGERGELHLFPNPIDDQELKAKTEEVFKGYQIDWGDSDDFYTVHGQFVEFIGDLLPGKTSIPMLMEFGTLNTGSTIGAVKSAHISIVENQGVHYGYKSEEDSLKALAGYYEMFYPPSEKWRTNALTVSQEMMENIWENFQHLE; this is encoded by the coding sequence ATGAAAAAAATTTTAAAAGTTGCAGGAGTAACCATCGTTGTTTTGGTTTTACTATTGTTGGGGTATTCATATGTGAGCTTTAATTCCTATTCGCCCGCCGATCCCGATGTAAGGGGTGAAAAAGCAAAACTCGCCTATTATCAGAACTCGTGGGAGGATTGTAGGGCCGCATTCCGGGCACAAGCCAATTCCTTGAAAATGCGGTTTGATAGTGTGGCAATATTTTCGCGATCGTTAGAAAGTAAAACCGACACAGGGTTAACCATCGATTTTTGTTACATCCCTGCAAACGATACTACTGAAAAACTGGTGATGATTTGCTCCGGAACGCATGGCATTGAAGGTTTTGTAGGCAGTGCGGTGCAGCAACAACTAATGGCCGAGTTTTTTATGCCTGAGATGCTTAATAATACCGGAGTTCTGCTGGTGCATGGCTTAAATGCCTGGGGCTTTAAAAACCTGCGGCGTTTTACCGAAAATAACGTCGATTTGAACCGGAATTACAGTATCGATCCTTCGCTTTTTGAAACCAAAAACGATGGTTTTGTGGCGCTTTACGATATGCTCACGCCAAAAGGGAAGTTGAACATGAACAGTGTTCGTAATAAATTTTTTCTGGTAACGGCTGTTAATCAAATTGCCCGAAAGGGAATGCCAGCTTTGTTGCAGGCTTTTGCACAGGGGCAGTACGAATTTCAGGAAGGAATTTATTTTGGTGGCTACGATTTTGAGCAGCAGGTGGAAATTATGTCGGAAGTATTAACTGGTATTGCAGCGCCGTATTCCACGCTCTTAAACCTCGATTTGCATACTGGTTTTGGCGAGCGGGGAGAGTTGCATCTGTTTCCGAATCCAATCGATGATCAGGAATTAAAAGCAAAAACTGAGGAGGTATTTAAAGGCTACCAAATCGATTGGGGCGACTCGGATGACTTCTATACGGTTCATGGCCAGTTTGTTGAATTTATTGGCGATTTACTTCCCGGGAAGACATCAATACCCATGTTAATGGAATTTGGTACTTTAAATACCGGATCGACTATTGGTGCGGTAAAATCGGCACACATTTCTATTGTTGAGAACCAGGGAGTTCATTATGGATATAAATCAGAAGAGGACAGTTTAAAGGCATTGGCCGGTTATTACGAAATGTTTTATCCTCCATCCGAAAAATGGCGCACCAATGCCCTTACTGTTTCGCAGGAAATGATGGAGAATATTTGGGAGAATTTTCAGCACCTGGAGTAA
- a CDS encoding NAD(P)H-dependent glycerol-3-phosphate dehydrogenase: MNLKTDKVGIIGSGSWATALAKILLENVNEINWYFRKQSTIDTFKRNKHNPRYLHEVEFDTSKINFCDDINCIIEHSDILILAVPSAFLPAVLTGIKDLSGKYILSGVKGIVTDENLLVAEYLQKYFNVDHDRIGVLAGPCHAEEVAREKLSYLTVACTTEEKAMKFTQFIECDYIYTSASDDIWGTEYAAVLKNIIAIAAGIAHGQRFGDNFHAVLVSRAIQEIKRFVDQVHPIDRDIKAPAYLGDLMVTAYSQFSRNRTFGSMIGKGYSVKAAQLELNMVAEGYYASKSIHQINEKHQVDMPICEAVYQILYDKVPPHKVFAELTPKLC; this comes from the coding sequence ATGAATTTAAAAACAGATAAAGTTGGCATAATCGGGAGTGGTAGCTGGGCAACAGCTTTGGCGAAAATTCTTTTAGAAAACGTAAACGAGATTAACTGGTATTTTCGTAAGCAATCAACCATCGACACGTTTAAAAGAAATAAACACAATCCGCGTTATTTGCACGAAGTTGAATTTGATACCTCAAAAATTAATTTCTGCGACGATATAAATTGCATCATTGAGCATTCCGATATACTTATTTTAGCCGTTCCTTCGGCATTCCTTCCTGCCGTATTGACCGGGATTAAAGATCTTTCAGGTAAATACATCTTATCGGGAGTTAAAGGAATTGTTACCGATGAAAATCTTTTGGTGGCCGAATATTTGCAAAAGTATTTTAATGTCGATCATGACAGGATTGGGGTATTGGCAGGTCCGTGCCATGCCGAAGAAGTTGCGCGCGAAAAGCTGTCGTACCTTACCGTGGCTTGCACCACCGAAGAAAAAGCGATGAAATTCACACAATTTATTGAGTGTGATTACATTTATACTTCTGCATCGGATGATATATGGGGTACGGAATATGCCGCAGTGCTAAAGAATATTATTGCCATTGCCGCAGGTATTGCACATGGACAACGTTTTGGCGACAATTTTCATGCTGTGCTTGTTTCGCGAGCTATCCAGGAAATAAAACGTTTTGTTGACCAGGTGCATCCTATTGACCGCGATATAAAAGCACCTGCTTATCTGGGCGACCTTATGGTTACTGCTTACTCGCAATTCAGCCGTAACCGCACTTTTGGCTCGATGATTGGCAAAGGCTACTCGGTAAAAGCTGCGCAACTTGAATTAAATATGGTTGCCGAAGGTTATTACGCATCAAAATCAATTCACCAGATTAACGAAAAACACCAGGTAGATATGCCTATTTGCGAGGCAGTTTACCAAATTCTTTACGATAAAGTTCCGCCACATAAAGTTTTCGCTGAGTTGACACCTAAATTGTGTTAG
- the pgi gene encoding glucose-6-phosphate isomerase: protein MLPKINPIETKAWQKLEELYFEFEGTHMKDLFAADADRFEKYSLKFEDILLDFSKNIVNDEVKETLFELAEECGLKEAISVMFSGKKINVTENRAVLHVALRNRSNTPIVVDGEDVMPEVNAVLAQMKGFTEKVISGEWKGYTGKAITDIVNIGIGGSDLGPLMVTEALKPYKNHLKLHFVSNVDGTHIAETLKEVDPETTMFIVASKTFTTQETMTNANTAKDWFLESAKDLENVAKHFVAVSTNAEAVSAFGIDTNNMFRFWNWVGGRYSLWSAIGLSIMLGIGYENYIELLEGAHTMDKHFSETDFNKNIPVILALIGLWYNNFYGAESEAILPYDQYMHRFSAYFQQGNMESNGKYVDRNGEQVDYQTGPIIWGEPGTNGQHAFYQLIHQGTKLIPCDFIASAINHNKVGDHHPKLLANFFAQTEAMMVGKTEEQVVAELKAAGKSEAEIKELTPFKVFMGNIPTNSILVKQLTPRVLGSLIAMYEHKIFVQGIIWNIYSFDQWGVELGKQLANAILPELNNDEKVTGHDASTNGLINAWKAMR from the coding sequence ATGTTACCTAAAATTAATCCTATTGAAACCAAAGCCTGGCAAAAACTGGAAGAGCTATATTTCGAGTTTGAAGGCACGCATATGAAAGACCTGTTTGCAGCCGATGCTGACCGGTTTGAAAAGTACTCACTGAAATTTGAAGATATTCTGCTCGATTTTTCGAAAAACATCGTTAACGATGAGGTGAAAGAAACATTGTTTGAACTGGCTGAAGAGTGTGGTTTAAAAGAGGCCATTTCAGTCATGTTCTCGGGTAAAAAAATAAATGTTACCGAAAATCGTGCAGTGCTTCATGTGGCTTTGCGTAACCGCAGCAATACTCCAATTGTAGTTGATGGCGAAGATGTAATGCCTGAAGTAAATGCGGTACTCGCCCAAATGAAAGGTTTTACTGAAAAAGTAATTTCGGGCGAGTGGAAAGGCTACACCGGAAAAGCAATTACTGACATCGTAAACATTGGTATTGGCGGTTCGGATTTGGGGCCGTTAATGGTAACTGAGGCCTTGAAACCTTACAAAAACCATCTGAAACTGCACTTTGTATCTAATGTTGACGGAACGCATATTGCTGAAACACTTAAAGAAGTTGATCCGGAAACAACTATGTTTATTGTGGCTTCTAAAACATTCACCACGCAGGAAACCATGACCAATGCCAATACAGCAAAAGACTGGTTCCTGGAGTCGGCTAAAGATTTGGAGAACGTGGCTAAACACTTTGTAGCCGTTTCAACCAACGCAGAAGCAGTTTCCGCTTTTGGTATCGATACCAACAATATGTTCCGTTTTTGGAATTGGGTAGGTGGTCGTTATTCGTTGTGGTCGGCCATTGGTTTAAGCATTATGCTGGGCATTGGTTACGAAAACTATATTGAGCTACTGGAAGGTGCTCATACCATGGACAAACATTTCAGCGAAACCGACTTTAATAAAAATATTCCGGTAATTCTCGCACTGATCGGACTTTGGTACAACAATTTCTACGGTGCCGAAAGTGAAGCTATTCTTCCGTACGACCAGTATATGCACCGTTTTTCTGCTTATTTCCAGCAAGGAAACATGGAAAGTAACGGTAAATATGTCGACCGTAACGGTGAGCAGGTGGATTACCAAACCGGACCGATTATTTGGGGAGAGCCCGGAACAAACGGTCAGCACGCTTTTTATCAGCTGATTCATCAGGGAACAAAACTAATTCCCTGCGATTTTATCGCCTCTGCAATAAACCATAATAAAGTAGGTGATCATCATCCGAAGTTACTAGCCAATTTCTTCGCACAAACCGAAGCAATGATGGTGGGTAAAACCGAAGAACAGGTAGTTGCCGAATTAAAAGCTGCCGGCAAATCGGAAGCAGAAATTAAAGAATTAACCCCATTTAAAGTATTCATGGGCAATATTCCAACCAATTCAATCTTGGTGAAACAATTAACACCACGCGTTTTGGGATCGTTAATTGCCATGTACGAACACAAAATATTTGTACAGGGAATTATCTGGAATATATACAGCTTCGATCAGTGGGGAGTTGAGCTAGGTAAACAATTGGCCAACGCCATTCTGCCTGAACTGAATAACGACGAAAAAGTAACAGGTCACGATGCATCAACCAATGGTTTGATTAATGCGTGGAAAGCAATGAGATAA
- a CDS encoding DMT family transporter, whose product MKTAIFKGYLLALVATIAFSNVYIFSKAALNEIHLTQFGIYWCGFGMLFSFLFALKNKKLGQLKVLDKKQRRILLLLGILEILTTTTFFISINIIPDPSVTSFIGNLFPVMVTLGGIVLLKEKFGWVEVIGASLALIGTFVISYTGGTSLKTLFIAGTGVVVINALFATTATLIVKVHVKNISPELFNLNRYTWLFAFSLIAFFIYNPEAIIPSKAFANISIGAFLEFIAILTVYYSYQFIDASRSAVVQTLKGIFVLIGAYLVFHTFPLMHQFIGGMVTVVGVLIMTIAQAGILKPKL is encoded by the coding sequence ATGAAAACAGCCATATTTAAAGGATATCTGCTGGCCCTTGTTGCCACAATCGCTTTCTCAAACGTATATATATTTAGTAAGGCTGCGTTAAACGAAATTCATTTAACGCAATTTGGTATTTACTGGTGTGGTTTTGGCATGCTGTTCAGTTTCCTTTTTGCGCTAAAAAACAAAAAACTGGGTCAGCTTAAGGTTCTCGATAAAAAACAACGCCGCATACTTTTGCTATTGGGCATTCTGGAAATACTCACAACAACTACATTTTTTATATCTATAAATATTATCCCCGATCCTTCAGTAACATCATTTATCGGTAACCTTTTCCCGGTAATGGTTACTTTAGGTGGTATCGTTCTGCTAAAAGAAAAATTTGGATGGGTAGAAGTTATTGGTGCTTCGCTGGCACTTATCGGCACTTTTGTTATCAGTTATACAGGCGGCACAAGTTTAAAAACGCTGTTTATTGCAGGTACCGGAGTGGTTGTAATTAACGCGCTTTTTGCCACCACTGCTACACTTATCGTAAAAGTGCATGTAAAAAACATTAGCCCCGAGCTGTTTAATCTGAACCGTTACACCTGGTTGTTTGCATTTTCGCTTATTGCATTTTTCATCTACAATCCCGAAGCCATAATACCATCAAAGGCTTTTGCCAATATTTCAATCGGGGCTTTTCTCGAGTTTATCGCCATTCTAACGGTGTATTACTCCTACCAGTTTATCGATGCATCGCGCTCGGCAGTGGTGCAAACGCTAAAGGGTATTTTTGTTTTAATCGGAGCCTACCTTGTTTTTCATACTTTCCCGTTGATGCACCAATTTATTGGAGGAATGGTAACAGTTGTTGGAGTGCTGATAATGACAATTGCACAAGCCGGTATTTTAAAGCCTAAACTCTAA
- a CDS encoding efflux RND transporter periplasmic adaptor subunit, translated as MKKKNWLFAATAVIILFVVLLILSGSKNETTQITTTVKKGPFEVLVYSSGQLESENSDNIYIPEELKDRQTRISSLTITDIVEEGTYVDSGDYVATLDHQAVQEQLKDAQDELEKILSEYNDSKIDSNLTLSNERDQIINATLDVEERKIAVDESIYESPSEQKKVKMDYDKALRKLKQSKQAYALKTQQEINKVNRKFITYKQVKQRVDALEKLMDNLIIHSPKAGIISYYQYDWGGIVETGSNVSQYSPIIASFPNMNNLVTKTFINEIDIALIKPGQKVRIGIDAFPDKTLTGEVATVANMGQLMPKSDAKVFEVKIKVDGSDPELKPAMTTSNTIQTSFIEDATYIPIEAVFSNDSLSYVYLSDSKTRQIIEPGEANENYVVVNQGLEEGQDVQLLKPEDANDYQLSGFEIYADIKRKAVEKAAEEAARRKERKEQKAPELPQRMALPAGVTITSAN; from the coding sequence ATGAAGAAAAAAAACTGGCTGTTTGCCGCCACGGCAGTAATTATACTGTTTGTGGTACTCCTAATTTTATCAGGTTCGAAAAACGAAACCACACAAATTACCACCACCGTAAAAAAAGGCCCATTTGAAGTGCTGGTGTATTCAAGCGGGCAACTCGAATCGGAAAACTCCGATAATATTTATATTCCCGAGGAACTAAAAGATCGCCAAACCCGTATTTCCTCCTTAACAATTACCGATATTGTTGAAGAGGGAACTTATGTAGATTCGGGCGATTATGTAGCCACTCTGGACCATCAGGCTGTTCAGGAGCAGTTAAAAGATGCCCAGGATGAGCTGGAAAAAATCTTGTCGGAATACAACGACAGTAAAATCGACTCTAACCTCACGCTCAGTAACGAACGCGACCAAATTATTAATGCCACTCTGGATGTAGAAGAAAGAAAGATTGCGGTTGACGAATCGATTTATGAATCGCCATCGGAGCAAAAAAAGGTAAAAATGGATTACGATAAAGCCTTGCGAAAACTGAAACAATCGAAACAAGCCTACGCCCTAAAAACCCAACAGGAAATTAATAAGGTGAACCGCAAATTCATTACCTACAAACAAGTAAAACAACGTGTTGATGCCCTGGAAAAATTAATGGATAATTTGATTATTCATTCGCCCAAAGCAGGTATTATTTCCTATTACCAATATGACTGGGGAGGTATCGTTGAAACCGGATCGAACGTTTCGCAGTATAGTCCGATTATTGCTTCCTTCCCGAATATGAATAACCTGGTTACCAAAACCTTTATTAACGAAATTGATATTGCACTTATAAAACCAGGCCAGAAAGTAAGAATTGGAATTGATGCTTTTCCCGATAAAACATTAACGGGCGAAGTTGCCACCGTGGCAAACATGGGGCAATTAATGCCCAAAAGCGATGCGAAGGTTTTTGAAGTAAAAATTAAGGTCGACGGCTCGGATCCAGAACTGAAACCGGCCATGACCACCAGCAACACCATTCAGACCAGTTTTATTGAAGATGCCACTTACATTCCTATCGAAGCCGTATTCTCAAACGATAGTTTGTCGTACGTCTATCTTTCTGATTCAAAAACAAGACAAATTATTGAACCGGGCGAAGCCAACGAAAATTATGTGGTAGTAAACCAGGGGCTTGAAGAAGGACAGGATGTACAACTACTAAAACCCGAAGATGCCAACGATTACCAATTATCCGGGTTTGAAATTTATGCCGACATAAAACGTAAGGCAGTCGAAAAAGCAGCAGAAGAAGCTGCGAGGAGGAAGGAACGGAAAGAACAAAAAGCTCCCGAATTGCCTCAGAGAATGGCATTGCCTGCGGGTGTTACAATTACCTCGGCCAATTAA